GGAGCCCACCCTTCAGAGCTTTCTGGAAAGTCCTGAGACAGCATGTCCTCAGATCAGCACGGCTGACAGCCCTGCCCCATGGTTGGGAGGTCCCACCCCTATTTACCATTCATATTTCAGAAACCCCTTGAGAGGGCTCTGGCTAGTCTGATTTGGTCCCTAGCCCTGGTTTTGACCCCCTCCTGGCCAGTCACTCAGCCACCTCCTTCCTCTTCGCCCCCCGCCAAGCTCCCAGGCACCCTGGGCAGTTTTGAGGAGCCTCTGCTGCCCCCAGTTTAGAGCAGCAAACTGACAAGCTGACTCCACCCACAGCTCCCCAGATGCGAAGCCGCCCCAAGACGCCCCTCAACTCCTTGCAGACCCCAGACCTAACCCGCACTGTGCCCACTCCCCTTGGGACCCTCCCTCGggctccagccccacctcctccccagactcactcccaccccccacccggaCCCCTCGACCCTCGGAGACggccctttctctttttctttgctgccaGACTGCAGGGGAGTGGTCCTCACACTCTCACCTCCCTGCCGCCTCCCGACACCGCAGCCACGTCCACTCCACAGCCAAACTGCGGGCCGGCCTCGGGTTAAGCATTGCCCACCCACCCGCATTGGTCTCCTGGGGCAGCCATAACCGATCACCGCAcagtgggtggcttaaaacaataggaaTTTGTTCTCTCACCATCTGGAGTCCGAAACCAAGGTGTGGCAGGCtgcgctccctccagaggctccagggaagggtccttcctgcctcttccagcttctggggctccaggcatccctcgGTTTGTGGCCACATGACcccgatctctgcctccatcgtctcatggcctctcctctctgtgtcGCCGGGTCTCAGATCTCCCTTTGTGTGTCCTTGTAAGGACAATCGTGattagatttagggcccaccctaattcaggatgacctcatctcaagATCGGCCCTCCAGACACTGCCCCCCTCAGCTGGAGGGTCAGATGTGGCCGCCACTCACTGGGGGCGCTGTCCGGGGGGTGCCCTGTTCATCTGTGGCTGTTCCCTGTCCAGCACCTCCTGTTACTCCACCTGACCTGTCATCCTGAGCCGCTTGCCTCCTCCCGGAAGCCCTCCAGGTTGCTCCGCCATGCCTTCCTAACTTTTCTAGCGGGGTCTGTCCCCCAGACCCCTCCTCATTGCCCACTCCTCAACCCAGCAGCCCATGGGCACCCTGACCTCTAGGCTTGCCCTTGGAACATTCCGGGGCCCCTCCCTGTCACCACATCCCACgccccacaccctgccctccatgCACTCCAGAGCATCCTTTCCCTCCTTCAGAATTCTGATGGCACCTGCTGACTGCTGATGGTCCAACTCACAGTCCCCCAGTCCTCTCCCATAGGGCAACCCCAGCCCTGAAGACCCGTGTCTGGCGGCCCCATGGGCCGAGGTCCTCGGCTCCCAGCTAGTCCCTTTGGGGACTGGGAGGCACCAAGGCCCCTCCCTGGAGGGGGATTcccagacctcagtttccccatctgcaccatGGCAGGTGGACCCTGTCCTGCAGGGGCTGAGGGGTCCCACACAACCACAGAGCTGGGCAGGCACCCCGGGAAGGGACTGCCTGGCACCACCCCCTCCACATCGGCCACGGCCGGCCCCACGGTTGGCAGCCCCCGGGGCGGAAGTGGGGGACCTGAGCCTCAGGAAAGGGGGGCCTGGCTGGACCACCGCCCCCTGTAGACCCGATGCCCTGGTCTGGAACAGGACACAGCGCCTGACTTTCAGAACAGCTGGGCCCTGGAATCCACGTATCCTGAGCCCTAATTCTGTCATCTGGAAGATGAGGGGGTGACGAGCTGGGTCTGAGcccccctcccctggcccctcCCCCGACACCCACACACCCCACACCACACGGAGGGCTCACATGTAGTAAAAAGACTTTATTAAGAAGGCTTTGaagtcaaaaaataaaactcttgatACAATTTCTGAACCCTTAAGTCAGCTCAGCAAATATATAATCAGTAATTTAGCTGTGTAAGTTTAAAGGTCCcttactttatttaaaataaaatatattttagttcttAAAATTTATTCCATAAAGTACATATTTCCCTAAAAATTCCCTACATATACACAAGAGgtaaaaagtaaaagtttaaaaaaaaaacaatttaaaaaaatttaaaaatttgacaaGAACCACAGCAGAAGGGattaataattaaagaaaaaaaaaaaagttagaaatttCTGGTTGGGACGCCCCtcgccccccgcccccctccgGCCCGCGCGGCTGACGTTACAAAAGGGGAACCCAAGTCAGCCCCAACAAGGGAGTAAAAACGTCACCCTCCCCCTGGGGAGGTTCCTACGGGGCTGCCACCGCGCGGGAACCGACCGTCACATCAGAATCCCGCCACGTACAAAAAGACAACCGGGAGTTGTAAAaatcgtttttgttttttttcttaaaaagatcGCCCTGGAGAGGGGCGTCTTAAATAAAAAGTGCAAGCAGACCATTTCTCTCGGGTTTATTTGAACCTATCGACTCAATACTGCTATTTGTTAAGAACTGAGGTGCCGCTGGGCCGCCGTCTCCACGCCTGGGACCGGAGTTAAAGCTCGTCTGTAAACACTGGCCACGCTGCCCGCCGCCCCCCGGACCTCCGCCCCGCGCCCCTTTCCTCCCGCGCCCCCGGCGCCCTCCCGGAGCGCGCGCGCATGCGCACCCCCGGCGCCCGCGGACGGCCCGGGTGGCCCAAGTGACCCGCTAGGAAAAGATATGAATGGCCTGGGTGGCGGGCGTGCGGCAGGCCGGACACTCGGGCTCGCTCTTGCCGCAGATGCGGACGGCGCAGTCCATGCAGAAGAGGTTGTGGCCACAGGGCACCAGCGCGGCCATCACCTCGCCCTCGGCGCACACCACGCACTCGCGCGCCAGGGCCGGGGCGCCGGGGGCGGCCGGGGCGGGGGGCGCGGACAGCGCGGCCGAGGCCTTGCGGCTGCTTTCGGAGGCGCCCGAGTCCAGGGGGGCGCAGGCGGCGGCTGGGGAGCCGCTGGGCAGCGAGGTGGCCGTGGAGAAGCCGGCGCTGCCGGAGAAGGATGACAGTGCGCTCTGCGGGGCCCGCCAGGGCAGGGCGCCCACCGGGTCGGGGGCGGCGCGCCGGGCCAGCGGGAGCTCCAGGCCCAGGCCGCCGGGCTCGGGCAGCGTGGGCGAGTGGCGCGGGGTGCCGGCCCCACTGCTGCGCCGGGCGCCTGGGGCGGGCGGCCCGGGGGCCCCGTTGACGGCCGAGCAGCCGCTGAAGGCAGGCAGGGGCGCGGTGCGCTCAAAGGGGGCCCAGATGGTGGCCGCGGCGGGCACGGTCAGGTCCAGCGCCAGGAAGTCGAAGCCGAAGTCGCAGTCCTCGGGGGCGGGCGGCCCCGTGGGGGCCCCCGGGCCGTCCCCGCCGAAGGTGAAGCCCCCGTTGCCGGATCCGCCGTAGGGGCTGGAAGGGCCCGCGTCCGGCACCGGCGGCCCCCCGCGGCTGCCCGCGTAGAAGGCCTCGGGGCCCCCCGGAGCGCCCAGGGCGCCGTCCCCGCGGAGGCCGGCCGTGGGCGCGGGGGGCCGCCGGCCCGGGTTGGGGGCTTTGGCCCAGAGGCCAGCGGCTGCGCCGAGCAGGTCCAGGCAGACGTCGGTGCCATTGGCATGGAAGTCGCTGTCGGGGCCCGCGTCGGTGAAGGCGCCCGTGCGCAGCGTGATGTGCGCCTCGATCTCCTCGCGCGCCCGGTCCACGTTCTCGGGCATGCCCGTCACGGCGAACACCGGCTCCTTGTCGCGCCCGGGCGTCACGATGTACGTGTGCGTCCGCTGCTGGATGCGCTTGATGGTGGCGCCCTTGGGCCCCACCACGAGCCCCACCACGCGGTAGGGCACGCGCACCTGGATGGTGGTCTGTCCCGGCAGGTTGGGCGGGCCCTGCGCGGAGCCGGGCAGCCCGCCGGCCTTGCTGCGCGTGGCGCGGATGACGGAGAAGTGCTCGGCGGCCGACAGGATCTCGCGCTTGGCCATCTCCACATCCTCCTTCCGGCCCGTCACAATGAACACCGGCTCCTCCCCGCGCACCGGCGTCTTGATGTACGTGTTCGTCTTGGCGCGCAGAGCCTTGATCTTGCAccctggggaaggggtgggggggagaCACACGGTCAGGGTGGGGACCCCTCCCCAGGACAGCCCCTCCCGGCAGCGACTACAGGGACCAGCAGCGCCCAGGGCTGGGAGCCTCCGCCTCCTGGCTGTGCCCTTGTTGGCTTTATCCTCACACACCATGTCCCTCCATCCCTcctagggcctcagtttcccctctggtCCTGGGGGGGGCAAAAAGGCAAGGAGGACCGTGTAGGTTGAAtattgtcccccaaaattcacatccacccggaacctcagaattggatcttatttggaaatagggtctttgctgaTGTAATAGTTAAAAAGAGGTTGCACTGGAGGAGGGTGGTCCTGAagccaatgactggtgtccttacaagaagaggaacacacagagacagagaagatggCTGTATGAAGGCGGACACAGCAACTGGAACGATGTGGCTCCAAGCCAAGGGACACGAAGGACTGCTGgctgccaccagaagccaggagacgCACGGAACAGACTGTCCCCTCCAGTGTCAGGGAtggcagccctgccgacaccctgATCTCAGAGATCCATCCTCCAGAACCCGGAGAGTCCATTTCTGCTGTTCCAGGCAGCCGGTTTGTTATGTCAGCCCCGGGACACTAATGCAGACCCTCTGACACCAGCTCCCCAAATGACAGgcaaggaaaccgaggctcagactATGGAAACGGCCTCTGATCTTCTGACCAAGCGACCCTCCCCTGAcagcagattcctgggccccaagtCAGGATGCCTCCAAGGCCCCCAGTGGTCCCGGCCTCAGAGGAGATGCTTGGGGACATGGCAACGTGGCTTCCTCGTTGCTGGCTGGGCTGGGGCCGACCCCACAGAAGAGACAGgagtgtctgtgagtgtgtgtgtggtcgATCCTGCAGGGTCCCTGACTGTGCACTTCACCTGGTGTCTAGGGGGCACAGGAGTGGCTGCAGGGTCTCCACAAACGGCAGCTGCCCCTGCAACATCTAGGCCCACCCAGGTCCCTGCCACCACACCCCACCCCCGGGCCTTTCGAGACGGCTTGAGCCTGGGCTCAAGCCTGGGCGCAGGAGTCCGGGAGAGCCCCCTCCGGGCTCTGGGGAGGCTGGAGGGACACAGGGACATTGTTTCCACACAAACAGAGGGCAGCATTGAGAGCGACAACAGTGTTGCTAACTTCTCCAGCAGCGGAAGATACAAAGTTAGCATGACCAGTCAAAGAGATGGTGCCTGGCCGGGGGGCTGCTCCATGCGAGGGGACGCCGGGAGGTGGCAGGAGGTGTCCCGGGGGCAGCCTCACCCCAGCCCAGGGAGGGCAGCAGCCCCCCATCCAGGGCTTTGAGCAAAAGTGGCCGGTGAGTCAGGAGCAGAAATCTCCtggggcaggcggggaggggccgCTTTCCTCCACCTCCGGCCTCGCCTCCTGGGTCCCAGCCACTCCCCCCACGCCCAGACCCCGGTCCTCCCCATCGTCGGCTGTCCTCCCCATACTCCTCATTGGCAGCCTCCAAACCCACCCTGATCCCGCTTTCCCGCCTGACCTGCAGCTGCCCCACAGCTGGCCCGGCCTCCATTCCTAGGGGATTGTCTCCTCCCTATCTGGCAGCTCTCAAATCACACACAcctgtcctgtccccctcctgCAGCTCCCCTGCCCTGGCCACGCTTTTCCCACACATGACATTTCCCACCTGTAAGCTTCATATCGCCCCCATCCCCGTCTTCTCCCTCTGTGTTAAATCACAGCCCAGtgctccctcctccaggaagtacACCCTGACTGCACCAGGTCAGGCTCTGCACACACTCTGAGTTTCTCCTCACACCGCACACCTGACTTTCTGAACTCCCTGAGGCTGGGGACTGTGCTATAAGGGCTGGTGCTCTGGGGATCGCCTTGGGCACTTGAGGGaccttcctgtgcctcagtgtcctcaaggAGGGCAGAAACAGACCTGGCTCACAGGTTTGGGGCAGAACCCCATGGGCTATGGCCCGGCCGGGGGCCCCAGGCAGGCTGCTTGCCCTCGTGGGTCTCGAGGGAAATTGATGGGAGGGTGACAACCTCACGGGAAGCGTTTGCTTCTGGCAGAGCCGCCATGAGAGGGAAGCCAGCCCCTGAGAAACGGCAGGGGATTTGCCAACGTGGGGTGGGGGGGACAACACCCAGACAGGGGCTCCGCTGGCTCTGCACTTCAGCCGTGACACTAGTTCACCCCCAAACCCCACCCACACCAAAACCCCAAGAGGGGACAGAACTGGGGGGGGGACTGCCCAGTCTGGGAAAGCGGGGTTCCAGCAGTGACCCCGGCCACACTCCTGCCCCAGTGGGGATGACACAGTGAGGCAAGAGTGGGTGGTGACAGGGGGCCGAGTCCCACACCCGGGGGGACCCCTGGGGGCTACCACTGATCGGTGGGCACTGgctgaaatgcagattcctgggtcctGCCCCCAAGCTTCCAACTCAGAGCCTGGAGGGCCTGGGAATGTGGGTGACCACCCCAGAGGCTCGCTCTGCTCTGCCTCCGCAACCCCCACCCCATTGCAGCCCGACCCTCCCCTCAAAGGGGCGGGGCCCTGGGTCCCCAAGCAGAGCCTTGGTCTCCCATGGCTCACATGACCCCATTGTGGAGCCCCGCCCCCAGGGAGCCCACGCAGGTGACCACGGGCCACGCTTATGAACAAAACCTCGAGACTTCAAGGGGGAGCCAAGGGGCCGCCCTGGGAAGGGGGACATGTGTGGGGGGAGGGAACAGCAGGGGCAGAGTTCTGGAAGTGGAGACGGGGCTGGGACAAGTTGCCACCGTGAAGTCAGTCCCACACTCCTGGGACCCCTACCCCGTGGGGTGCTGTCCCCAAAGCAGGGCCAAAGTGGGCTGCAGTCCAGGCTGCGCCACGTCACAGAAGGGTGTCT
This portion of the Diceros bicornis minor isolate mBicDic1 unplaced genomic scaffold, mDicBic1.mat.cur scaffold_67_ctg1, whole genome shotgun sequence genome encodes:
- the MEX3D gene encoding LOW QUALITY PROTEIN: RNA-binding protein MEX3D (The sequence of the model RefSeq protein was modified relative to this genomic sequence to represent the inferred CDS: deleted 1 base in 1 codon); this encodes MPSSPGQPDGGGGAGGGGVGAAAGGDPSPGPPPPPPPPEGAEEAAPAPPPPEPDDAAAALRLALDQLSALGLGGAGGPDEEGAAAGGGDGAAAAAGGADGGAAAEPAPPDGQETGAPVVAVAPGPLPLLEPDVSPPPPPPPRPSPPDVFAGFAPHPAGLGPPTLLAEQMSVIGSRKKSVNMTECVPVPSSEHVAEIVGRQGCKIKALRAKTNTYIKTPVRGEEPVFIVTGRKEDVEMAKREILSAAEHFSVIRATRSKAGGLPGSAQGPPNLPGQTTIQVRVPYRVVGLVVGPKGATIKRIQQRTHTYIVTPGRDKEPVFAVTGMPENVDRAREEIEAHITLRTGAFTDAGPDSDFHANGTDVCLDLLGAAAGLWAKAPNPGRRPPAPTAGLRGDGALGAPGGPEAFYAGSRGGPPVPDAGPSSPYGGSGNGGFTFGGDGPGAPTGPPAPEDCDFGFDFLALDLTVPAAATIWAPFERTAPLPAFSGCSAVNGAPGPPAPGARRSSGAGTPRHSPTLPEPGGLGLELPLARRAAPDPVGALPWRAPQSALSSFSGSAGFSTATSLPSGSPAAACAPLDSGASESSRKASAALSAPPAPAAPGAPALARECVVCAEGEVMAALVPCGHNLFCMDCAVRICGKSEPECPACRTPATQAIHIFS